TCCAATTCCTATAAACCCAAGGCAGTGGGCAGTGGGCAGTGGGCAGGGCAACCCACAATGGGAAACTCTTCTGAGATTCTAGAGGAACCAAAAGAAACCATCAACAACTACAATCAAAGGAAGCTAACCCTCCTGCCGCTCATCTTCCTAATCCATTTCCAAGCCTCTGGCGGCCCTTTTGGAGAAGAATTAGCAGTAAAGGCCACTGGACCCCTCTTCGCCATCCTTGGCTTCCTTATCTTCCCTTTCATCTGGAGCATCCCACAAGCTCTCCTCACCGCCGAGCTTGCGACCACCTTCCCCGGCAACGGCGGTTATGTCATATGGGCCTCTCATGCATTTGGCCCCTTCTGGGGCTTCCTCATGGGGTCATGGAAATTCTCTAGTGTAGTCATCAATAATGCTTCCTACCCTCTCCTCTGCATCGACTACTTGAAACTGTTGTTCCCTGTTTTTGAATCAGGCCTTCCTCGATTTCTCGCCATCTCCTCTGCGACCTTCATCTTGTCTTTCCTTAACTACACTAGTGTAACAATATTTAGTTATGCCTCAGTTGCTCTAGGTACAGTCTCACTCATGCCATTCCTAGTAATGGCTTTGGCTTCCATACCCAAAATCAAACCCCAACGTTGGATCAGCTTGGGTCAGCCAGGGATGAAAAAAGATTGGAATCTATACTTCAATACTCTGTTCTGGAACTTGAATTATTGGGACAACGTGAGTACTTTGGCAGGAGAAGTAGACCAACCCCAAAAAACCTTCCCAAAAGCACTTCTGTCAGCTGGAATCCTTACTTGTTTGGCCTATGTGATCTCTCTTATGTCCACAATTGGGTCACTTGAATTGAATCAAGAGAGATGGGATGATGGGTTCTTAGCAGAAGCTGCCGGAATAATAGTAGGTGAGTGGCTAAAAATCTGGATTGAATTTGGTGTAGTAGTGTCTGCAATTGGAGTCTTTGAAGCTCAATTGAGTACTTCTTCATTCCAGCTTCTGGGCATGGCAGATACAGGATTCTTGCCGCGATGCTTCATGTCGAGATCGAAATGGTTTGATACACCATGGGTAGGGATCTTAGTATCAAGCCTTATGACATATGCAGTCTCTTTTATGGACTTCACCAACATAATATCAGTAGCGAATTTCTTGTATGGTTTGGGGATGTTATTGGAGTTCTCTTCATTTATCTGGCTAAGATGGAAGCATCCCTTGTTGAAGAGACCATTTAAAGTGCCAATGGGGATAATAGGTTCAGCTCTGATGTGTTTGGTTTCAACTGGG
This Macadamia integrifolia cultivar HAES 741 chromosome 10, SCU_Mint_v3, whole genome shotgun sequence DNA region includes the following protein-coding sequences:
- the LOC122091202 gene encoding probable polyamine transporter At3g13620, with amino-acid sequence MGNSSEILEEPKETINNYNQRKLTLLPLIFLIHFQASGGPFGEELAVKATGPLFAILGFLIFPFIWSIPQALLTAELATTFPGNGGYVIWASHAFGPFWGFLMGSWKFSSVVINNASYPLLCIDYLKLLFPVFESGLPRFLAISSATFILSFLNYTSVTIFSYASVALGTVSLMPFLVMALASIPKIKPQRWISLGQPGMKKDWNLYFNTLFWNLNYWDNVSTLAGEVDQPQKTFPKALLSAGILTCLAYVISLMSTIGSLELNQERWDDGFLAEAAGIIVGEWLKIWIEFGVVVSAIGVFEAQLSTSSFQLLGMADTGFLPRCFMSRSKWFDTPWVGILVSSLMTYAVSFMDFTNIISVANFLYGLGMLLEFSSFIWLRWKHPLLKRPFKVPMGIIGSALMCLVSTGILIYVMAIVNEVVYVVSASLTLAGVVGYFLMRFCKSTRWLEFNNVEDEPEEIERVGLLPQS